A genome region from Bacillaceae bacterium IKA-2 includes the following:
- the istB gene encoding IS21-like element helper ATPase IstB: MQIQEMAHILKLPYIKTNYQMLLDEANHTNMTHRELISRLLERELELRLENGLKHRLRRAKFPLNKYLEDFDKSKYHKKFIPKFEELETLQFIENKENIILIGSPGCGKSHYSIGLGIKACLEGKSVLFISVPNLIIELKEAMSESKLSQYKTKFEKYSLVVLDELGYVSFDKIGCEILFNLLSNRNDKGSIIITTNLAFDRWEEIFKDPMLTGAIVDRLAHKSHILDISREVSHRFEETMSWLKPTK, from the coding sequence ATGCAAATACAAGAAATGGCCCATATACTAAAATTACCCTATATAAAAACCAATTATCAAATGCTTCTTGATGAAGCAAACCATACAAACATGACCCACCGAGAGCTGATAAGTCGTCTACTCGAAAGAGAATTAGAACTAAGGCTTGAGAATGGTTTAAAACATAGACTCAGAAGGGCTAAATTCCCTCTTAACAAGTACTTAGAAGACTTCGACAAGAGTAAGTACCATAAGAAATTTATACCGAAATTCGAAGAACTAGAAACGTTGCAGTTCATTGAAAATAAAGAAAATATAATCTTAATAGGATCTCCTGGCTGCGGGAAATCACATTATAGTATTGGGCTTGGTATTAAGGCGTGTTTGGAAGGCAAAAGTGTATTGTTTATCTCTGTACCTAACTTAATAATAGAGTTAAAAGAAGCAATGAGTGAAAGCAAACTATCGCAATATAAAACCAAATTTGAAAAGTACAGTCTTGTCGTTTTAGATGAACTGGGATACGTATCATTTGACAAAATTGGTTGTGAAATACTATTTAATTTATTATCAAATAGAAACGATAAAGGATCAATAATCATAACAACAAACTTGGCTTTTGATCGCTGGGAAGAGATTTTTAAAGACCCGATGCTTACTGGTGCAATTGTAGATAGACTTGCTCACAAATCACATATCTTAGATATTTCACGAGAAGTAAGTCACCGATTTGAAGAGACAATGTCATGGCTAAAACCAACTAAATAA
- a CDS encoding DASS family sodium-coupled anion symporter, which yields MPLRKENTVRKEESVTIKFPKKSLDKGPYKEPLYKRTQFIGLLLGPSLFVLTLLFFSPVGLSFEGTAVLATTLWVATWWITEAIPIPVASLLPILLFPLTGALDTNTVTSAYGDSIIFLFLGGFLIALAMEKWNLHKRIAVTIIILVGTSTNRLILGFMVATGFLSMWISNTAAAMMMVPIGSAIIKQASEAKDPRIGKIDYEENFSKSIMLGIGFSASIGGAGTLIGTPPNMILAGVVNQLYGVQISFGAWMVFAIPIVIVLMASTWLYLIKVAFPVKMKELPGGKELISKQKSELGKITYEEKMVLGVFLFAAFMWITSSLIWQNFIPGLNDTMIALVAAGSLFLIPSLSKRGSFLLDWSSTKQLPWGILLLFGGGLAIAAGFRDSGLAVWMGEQLTVLDGVSVIVVILIVTIFVKFLTEITSNTATATMIIPIMAALAAAVGIHPYALMFAATLSASCAFMLPVATPPNAVVFASGYIKITDMARSGFWVNIISIALIVMAVYFYLPLVWGLDLMSTL from the coding sequence ATGCCATTACGTAAGGAAAATACAGTTCGCAAGGAAGAGTCAGTAACAATAAAATTTCCAAAAAAATCATTAGATAAAGGGCCTTATAAAGAACCTTTATATAAAAGAACTCAGTTTATTGGGCTTCTTTTAGGACCGAGCTTATTTGTCCTAACGCTATTATTTTTCTCACCTGTAGGATTGTCTTTCGAAGGAACAGCTGTTTTAGCAACAACTTTGTGGGTTGCAACATGGTGGATTACCGAGGCAATTCCGATCCCAGTTGCATCACTACTGCCGATATTATTGTTTCCGCTTACAGGTGCATTGGACACTAATACTGTAACGTCCGCCTATGGGGATTCTATCATCTTTTTATTTCTTGGTGGATTTTTGATTGCCTTAGCAATGGAAAAGTGGAATTTACATAAACGAATAGCGGTAACGATTATTATTCTAGTTGGCACGAGTACGAACAGACTAATTTTAGGTTTTATGGTAGCGACAGGATTTTTGTCGATGTGGATTTCAAATACGGCTGCTGCAATGATGATGGTACCAATCGGTAGCGCAATTATTAAACAAGCTTCAGAAGCAAAGGATCCAAGAATAGGTAAGATTGATTATGAAGAAAACTTCAGTAAAAGTATCATGCTTGGGATTGGATTTTCTGCATCAATTGGTGGTGCTGGTACTCTTATCGGAACCCCACCAAATATGATTTTAGCTGGGGTTGTTAATCAACTTTACGGTGTTCAAATTTCTTTTGGTGCTTGGATGGTATTTGCTATTCCAATAGTAATAGTTCTAATGGCATCTACATGGTTGTACCTTATAAAAGTTGCTTTTCCAGTGAAGATGAAAGAACTTCCAGGTGGAAAAGAGTTAATTAGTAAGCAGAAGAGCGAATTAGGGAAAATAACCTATGAAGAAAAGATGGTGTTAGGGGTATTCTTATTTGCAGCATTTATGTGGATTACAAGTTCGTTAATTTGGCAAAATTTCATTCCAGGATTAAATGATACAATGATTGCGTTAGTAGCTGCAGGATCTTTATTCCTTATTCCTTCGCTTAGCAAACGCGGATCATTCCTTCTTGACTGGAGTTCGACGAAGCAATTACCTTGGGGTATTTTGTTGCTTTTTGGTGGGGGTTTAGCAATTGCCGCTGGGTTTCGTGATTCAGGTCTAGCAGTTTGGATGGGAGAGCAATTGACAGTGTTAGATGGGGTAAGTGTTATTGTTGTTATTTTAATAGTAACAATATTCGTTAAGTTTTTAACGGAAATCACGTCAAATACCGCTACTGCAACGATGATTATTCCAATTATGGCAGCACTTGCAGCAGCGGTAGGTATTCACCCTTATGCACTGATGTTTGCAGCGACATTATCTGCATCATGTGCATTTATGCTACCAGTAGCAACACCACCAAATGCGGTCGTCTTTGCATCCGGATATATAAAAATTACTGATATGGCAAGGTCAGGTTTTTGGGTGAACATTATTTCTATTGCTTTAATCGTTATGGCGGTTTATTTTTACTTACCACTCGTATGGGGACTTGACTTAATGTCAACGCTTTAA
- a CDS encoding DctP family TRAP transporter solute-binding subunit, giving the protein MKSFLWIKILLMLIVTIGFFLTINMFATEELFYDGDQEGLNEQIVIRFSHVVAENTPKGLAAQRFAEIINEKSAGRVRVEVFPNGALFSDSDEFSALVQNDIEMIAPSFSKMTEIAPEWELFDLPFLFERLEDVEEVFTGEIGEHLLSKLNKKGVKGLSLWSNGFKQMTSSQKPLVLPEDFKNQNFRIMPSRIIEKQFRILNANPIAIPFNDVYNSLETFEIDGQENTISNIYSRRWYELQRFMTISNHGYLGYTVMMNGDFWNELPADIQMQMTEAMTETTKWILQESKRMNNELLSKIEKEFDIKIHYLTEEEKRIWKETLEPVYQLFIAEANPGLVELVEKLN; this is encoded by the coding sequence ATGAAATCTTTTCTTTGGATTAAAATTTTACTAATGTTGATTGTGACAATCGGCTTCTTTTTGACGATAAATATGTTTGCAACAGAAGAGCTGTTTTATGATGGTGATCAGGAAGGGCTGAACGAACAAATTGTCATTCGCTTCAGCCATGTTGTTGCTGAAAACACGCCAAAAGGGTTGGCTGCACAAAGATTTGCTGAAATAATCAATGAAAAATCTGCAGGGCGAGTTAGAGTAGAAGTATTTCCAAATGGGGCTTTATTTTCTGATAGTGATGAATTTTCGGCATTAGTACAAAATGACATTGAGATGATTGCTCCTAGTTTTTCGAAAATGACAGAGATCGCACCTGAATGGGAATTATTTGATCTTCCTTTTTTATTTGAACGTTTAGAAGATGTCGAAGAGGTGTTTACAGGGGAAATAGGTGAACATTTATTATCAAAGCTAAATAAAAAAGGTGTTAAAGGGTTATCTTTATGGAGCAATGGCTTCAAGCAAATGACAAGCTCTCAAAAACCGCTAGTGCTACCAGAAGATTTTAAAAATCAAAATTTTCGAATTATGCCAAGCCGCATTATTGAAAAACAGTTTCGAATTTTAAATGCAAATCCAATTGCCATTCCGTTTAATGACGTTTATAATTCGCTTGAAACGTTTGAAATTGACGGACAGGAAAATACAATTTCAAATATCTATTCGAGACGATGGTATGAGCTTCAGCGTTTCATGACAATTAGTAATCACGGCTATCTAGGATATACGGTGATGATGAATGGTGATTTTTGGAATGAGCTTCCAGCTGATATCCAAATGCAAATGACCGAAGCGATGACCGAAACGACAAAATGGATTTTGCAAGAATCTAAACGGATGAACAACGAACTGCTATCTAAAATCGAAAAAGAATTTGACATAAAAATCCATTATTTAACAGAGGAAGAGAAGCGGATCTGGAAGGAGACTCTAGAACCGGTTTACCAATTGTTCATTGCGGAAGCGAATCCTGGACTAGTTGAACTAGTTGAAAAACTAAATTAA
- a CDS encoding sensor histidine kinase, translated as MIRVTMQTKITILILFIVSLSLLISGFVVISNFIQAKELEMKQQSFVAARTVAGLTEISDKLTNHTIKKDSINQIVEPIRGTHNADYIVVLDMERIRHSHPVSTMIGKVSLGSDQNPAFAEHIYTTKARGEAGTAIRAFAPILNEKHQQIGVVVAGFILPTFFEVLASLKSEIILTSSLSLLFAGLGALILAYHIKKQMFHLEPYEIAKMLVERTETFNAMQEGFIAIDSKEKITIFNNKAKAMFSISEDVVGKNIREIISDTMLPKILHMETPFFNKEIQVQKLNLLSSHIPIKVNNEAVGAVAIFQDLTEMKNLAEELTGVKAFVSALRVQNHEHINKLHTIAGLIQLGNKDNALNYVLQETDEQSELTRFLSKNIKDDSISGLLLSKVSRGKELGIMVNINRRSMLTSFPKGLDHHDFVIILGNLIENAFDSFKNISDTEKEIFVSIEQSEHTLMLLIEDNGSGISDEDVSNIFKDGFSTKHGKNQGIGLHLVKQIVNNGHGVIDVESKLGEGATFYVTFDR; from the coding sequence ATGATTCGGGTGACGATGCAAACTAAGATTACCATTTTAATTCTCTTCATCGTTAGTTTATCTCTCTTAATATCAGGGTTTGTTGTTATATCAAATTTCATCCAAGCAAAAGAACTAGAAATGAAACAACAATCTTTTGTTGCTGCGAGGACGGTCGCTGGACTAACAGAAATATCTGATAAACTCACAAATCACACAATTAAAAAGGATTCTATCAACCAAATTGTTGAGCCGATTCGGGGCACCCATAATGCCGACTACATCGTCGTACTCGATATGGAACGAATTCGCCATTCCCACCCTGTTTCTACAATGATTGGTAAAGTATCGTTGGGTAGTGATCAAAACCCGGCCTTTGCTGAACATATCTATACGACAAAAGCTCGCGGTGAAGCTGGAACAGCGATTCGGGCATTTGCACCGATTCTTAACGAAAAGCATCAACAAATCGGTGTCGTTGTTGCTGGTTTTATACTTCCGACATTTTTTGAAGTACTTGCAAGCTTGAAATCAGAAATAATCTTAACTTCAAGTCTTTCACTATTGTTTGCTGGCTTGGGTGCATTGATACTTGCTTATCATATTAAAAAACAAATGTTTCATTTAGAACCTTATGAAATCGCTAAAATGTTAGTCGAACGTACCGAAACGTTTAATGCTATGCAAGAAGGGTTTATTGCCATTGATTCAAAAGAAAAAATAACAATTTTTAATAATAAAGCTAAAGCAATGTTTTCAATTAGCGAAGATGTCGTTGGTAAAAATATTCGTGAGATTATCTCTGATACAATGCTCCCAAAAATATTACATATGGAAACACCTTTTTTTAACAAAGAGATTCAAGTTCAAAAGCTCAACTTGCTAAGTAGCCACATTCCAATCAAAGTAAATAACGAAGCGGTCGGTGCTGTCGCTATCTTTCAGGACTTAACAGAAATGAAAAACCTTGCAGAAGAATTAACGGGGGTCAAGGCATTCGTTAGTGCACTGCGAGTCCAAAACCATGAGCATATCAATAAACTGCACACGATTGCTGGATTAATCCAATTAGGTAATAAAGACAATGCTTTAAACTATGTCTTACAAGAAACGGATGAACAAAGTGAATTAACCCGGTTTTTAAGTAAAAATATTAAGGATGACAGCATTTCAGGGTTACTCCTAAGCAAAGTAAGTCGCGGAAAAGAACTTGGGATTATGGTTAACATTAACAGACGTAGCATGCTTACTTCTTTTCCAAAAGGTTTAGACCATCATGACTTTGTGATCATTTTAGGGAATTTAATTGAAAATGCATTTGATTCTTTTAAAAACATTTCTGACACTGAGAAAGAAATTTTTGTCAGCATTGAACAATCTGAACATACACTTATGCTTTTAATTGAAGATAATGGCTCTGGAATTTCAGACGAAGATGTATCAAATATTTTTAAAGATGGGTTCTCAACAAAGCATGGAAAAAATCAAGGTATCGGTCTCCATTTAGTTAAGCAAATCGTAAATAATGGCCATGGAGTAATAGATGTAGAAAGTAAACTGGGCGAAGGAGCCACATTCTACGTAACATTTGATCGTTAA
- a CDS encoding response regulator: protein MSKEIVNVILIEDDPMVQAVNRKYIELLNGFKIIGTASNGIEGIELIRKLNPDLAIIDVYMPNQNGLETLKQLRTEGYKTDIIMITAASDLETVKCSLQHGAIDYIVKPFTFQRIQQAFENYLTIQRQFKNNKEVTQAELDSMLFQIETKKGNTLPKGLNSVTLARVSEFLKEEEKSFAADETAEVLGIARVTARRYLEYLVICGIVEVNMEYRKIGRPKNRYHFIIRS from the coding sequence ATGTCAAAGGAAATCGTAAATGTTATTCTGATAGAAGATGATCCAATGGTACAAGCAGTTAATCGAAAATATATTGAACTGCTAAATGGGTTTAAAATAATTGGAACTGCTTCAAATGGCATTGAGGGAATTGAATTAATTAGAAAATTAAATCCTGACTTAGCAATTATCGATGTTTATATGCCTAATCAAAACGGTCTTGAAACATTAAAACAGCTTCGTACAGAAGGGTATAAGACTGACATTATTATGATTACCGCCGCTAGTGATCTTGAAACAGTAAAATGTTCCTTACAACATGGAGCAATTGACTATATCGTTAAGCCCTTTACATTTCAACGAATTCAGCAAGCTTTTGAAAATTATCTTACGATTCAACGGCAGTTTAAAAATAATAAAGAAGTCACACAAGCTGAACTAGATTCGATGTTGTTTCAAATAGAAACAAAAAAGGGCAACACTCTGCCAAAAGGATTAAACTCAGTAACGTTGGCAAGAGTTTCCGAATTTTTAAAGGAAGAAGAAAAATCTTTTGCTGCTGATGAGACCGCCGAAGTACTCGGTATTGCTCGAGTCACTGCAAGACGCTATCTAGAATACCTTGTCATTTGTGGAATAGTTGAAGTGAATATGGAATACCGTAAAATTGGTAGACCAAAAAACCGATATCATTTTATTATCAGATCATAA
- a CDS encoding iron-containing alcohol dehydrogenase, translating into MYKLYCRIYQNVFKMVSYILPWRKPELLEGENSLMKLPKLIKSKDIDSVLIVTDKGITALGLIDELYKGLSDVGVDFVVFDRTIPNPTIENIEEALQMFKANNCKGIVAFGGGSPMDCAKGVGARVARPNKSIPEMKGELKVRKKIPLLFAIPTTAGTGSEATIAAVITNSATHEKYAINDMSLIPHYAVLDPLLTIKLPQHITATTGIDALTHAIEAYIGRSNTKETKQCSRDAVKLIFENIYEAYTNGTNINARTKMQKAAYMAGISFTRAYVGYVHAIAHTLGGFYSVPHGLANAIILPYVLEYYGKSVHKPLAELADLVGVSKPTDTSEQKATKFIDEIKKLNESMKIPNKVTGIVDNDIPLLVERAIKEANPLYPVPNILSKKDLFTLYQMIKE; encoded by the coding sequence ATGTATAAATTATATTGTCGGATTTATCAAAATGTCTTTAAAATGGTTTCTTACATATTGCCTTGGCGTAAACCAGAGTTATTAGAAGGTGAAAATAGCTTAATGAAACTACCAAAGCTAATAAAAAGTAAAGATATTGATAGTGTTCTAATAGTGACAGACAAAGGTATTACAGCACTCGGACTAATAGATGAATTATACAAAGGCTTAAGTGATGTGGGCGTAGACTTTGTCGTGTTTGACAGAACTATTCCCAATCCAACGATTGAGAATATTGAAGAGGCCTTGCAGATGTTTAAAGCTAATAATTGCAAAGGGATTGTAGCTTTTGGCGGCGGCTCACCAATGGATTGTGCAAAAGGCGTTGGTGCCCGTGTAGCAAGACCTAATAAAAGTATTCCAGAGATGAAAGGTGAATTAAAGGTAAGGAAGAAAATCCCGCTCCTGTTTGCCATTCCAACAACAGCCGGAACCGGAAGCGAAGCTACAATCGCTGCAGTAATAACTAACAGTGCAACTCATGAAAAATATGCAATTAATGATATGTCACTGATCCCTCATTATGCAGTACTTGACCCATTACTTACTATTAAACTGCCACAACATATTACTGCAACCACAGGAATCGATGCCTTAACACATGCGATTGAGGCCTATATTGGCAGAAGCAACACAAAGGAGACAAAACAGTGCAGTAGAGATGCTGTAAAATTAATTTTTGAAAACATATATGAGGCTTATACAAACGGGACAAACATAAACGCACGTACGAAAATGCAAAAAGCTGCTTATATGGCAGGCATTTCATTTACTCGGGCATACGTTGGCTATGTACACGCAATTGCACATACTCTTGGTGGATTTTACTCCGTCCCTCATGGACTAGCCAATGCAATTATCTTACCTTATGTTCTGGAATATTACGGTAAGTCAGTACATAAACCTTTAGCAGAGCTTGCCGATTTGGTTGGAGTTAGTAAGCCAACTGACACCTCTGAACAAAAGGCAACGAAGTTTATTGATGAAATAAAAAAGCTTAATGAAAGTATGAAAATCCCCAATAAAGTAACCGGCATTGTTGATAACGATATTCCATTGCTCGTAGAGCGTGCGATAAAAGAAGCTAATCCTCTTTATCCAGTGCCAAATATTCTGTCTAAAAAAGATTTATTCACTCTTTATCAAATGATTAAGGAATAG
- a CDS encoding aldehyde ferredoxin oxidoreductase C-terminal domain-containing protein, whose protein sequence is MPGYDPRAVKGLGVTFATSPMGADHTAGQTIRAQIDHRSPEGQVELSKNAQTVNTIWDILGMCMFSAGAVQNRWEIVGVLVSAYTGENFTGDVS, encoded by the coding sequence ATGCCAGGCTATGATCCAAGAGCGGTTAAAGGTTTAGGTGTTACTTTTGCGACTTCTCCAATGGGTGCTGACCATACAGCTGGTCAAACGATCAGAGCTCAAATTGATCATCGTTCGCCAGAAGGTCAGGTAGAACTCTCTAAAAATGCCCAAACAGTTAATACGATTTGGGATATTCTTGGTATGTGTATGTTTAGCGCGGGAGCTGTTCAAAATCGGTGGGAGATTGTCGGTGTGTTAGTTTCTGCTTACACAGGTGAGAACTTTACTGGTGATGTATCGTAA